A region of Theileria annulata chromosome 2, complete sequence, *** SEQUENCING IN PROGRESS *** DNA encodes the following proteins:
- a CDS encoding 50s ribosomal subunit protein L28, putative (chr2.cand.379 - signal peptide, apicoplast target sequence, PF00830 Ribosomal L28 family) — translation MFLTSKCLISHFIVLFQIYRISSFKFPNNVNLYQNGIIGNIHEFILYSEKRHKEAMFGKKFHTKPKSSQVRHHRIVGRGGGVPRLNKRTKLPAKPIVLPYRRCMLLGKMDNTKAMQISHSGVKTRKTQKLNLHWKKIWHPLRKYFIRLRISMRGLKTIKRLGIVEAARRFHLNIDNPKDPEPTNETVTTNITRNIETGITGSKQDEGLRDLAGKLYSAANDLYINASGGDTDSPKKEAKDLKDAVGDKDQPGDPGKPKTLREALHQLGTAENDDPDLTDLAKAIKDKYSNFDGSGVKQKYNAVVAQKQAGKYGPGQGDTQYTQVEEAWNAFNNKYHDSISTDKFNITVIPSIFSIWKDLSPSTKYVYHGLNRTNNGFGGWTYYKDHQGNSNDHTAAAAEECKDSDLPSDGSKGTHVSVHAWIWHFLLYR, via the exons ATGTTTTTAACTTCAAAATGTCTCATCTCACATTTTATCGTTCTCTTCCAAATATATCGCATTTCTTCCTTCAAATTCCCAAATAATGTCAATTTGTATCAAAATGGtatta TCGGAAATATACAcgaatttattttatattctgaAAAAAGACATAAAGAAGCTATGTTT GGTAAAAAATTCCATACGAAACCTAAATCTAGCCAAGTCAGGCATCACAGAATAGTTGGTAGAGGAGGTGGAGTTCCGAGACTTAATAAACGCACTAAATTACCTGCTAAACCCATCGTTCTTCCATATCGGAG ATGTATGTTATTGGGGAAGATGGACAACACAAAGGCGATGCAGATAAGCCATTCAGGAGTAAAAACTCGTAAGACCCAGAAGTTAAATTTGCATTGGAAAAAGATCTGGCATCCTTTAAGAAAGTACTTCATAAGGCTTAGGATTTCAATGCGTGGTcttaaaacaattaaaagACTTGGAATTGTTGAAGCCGCCAGGAGATTTCACCTTAATATTGACAACCCAAA GGATCCAGAACCAACTAATGAAACCGttactactaatattacCAGAAATATTGAGACTGgaatta CTGGTTCAAAACAAGACGAAGGACTCCGGGACCTGGCCGGTAAACTATATAGTGCAGCCAATGACCTATACATTAATGCTAGTGGTGGTGATACTGATTCTCCTAAAAAGGAAGCTAAAGATCTTAAGGATGCGGTCGGAGATAAAGATCAGCCTGGTGATCCTGGTAAACCTAAGACTCTTAGGGAGGCTCTACATCAACTTGGTACTGCTGAAAATGATGATCCTGATCTAACTGATCTGGCCAAGGCTATCAAGGATAAATACAGCAATTTTGATGGTAGCGGTGTGAAACAGAAATATAACGCTGTTGTGGCTCAAAAACAAGCAGGTAAATATGGTCCTGGTCAGGGGGATACTCAATATACACAAGTTGAAGAGGCATGGAATGCTTTCAATAATAAGTACCATGATTCCATATCTACTGACAAGTTCAATATAACTGTTATTCCTTCCATCTTTAGTATCTGGAAAGACTTGTCTCCATCAACCAAATACGTATACCATGGACTTAACAGAACTAATAATGGTTTCGGTGGCTGGACCTACTATAAAGACCACCAAGGAAACTCGAACGACCACACAGCAGCAGCAGCAGAAGAATGCAAAGACTCAGACCTACCATCAGACGGAAGCAAAGGTACTCACGTTTCTGTTCATGCTTGGATATGGCATTTCTTGTTATATAGGTAG